The Deltaproteobacteria bacterium genome has a segment encoding these proteins:
- a CDS encoding amino acid permease translates to MKFIILALLNSGLLVAFFYLLRKPHLLSYQQGGRIWLTYLAVGVITLMDQFSSIFYAPAEAFRFIGLSAIVFIAVTSLLVRFISTRLTEIAEILEHNELIGGGVYSFSYLVLGPMVSFVAVSSIMVDYILTACMSAVSAVSNATSFFPIDPATTMFLVLGIIWGVAGLNIMGIRENARFTFMIFIGAVFVILNLIISGVLNLDATSIGNMSLSVTQTVKTVSTGSILNNYGNFIRSTAFCILAYSGVESVLQTAGFVQSWKEIRKAYWFLFLTVGFVTPLVAALALSSGIDFKAHEGDLITYYATLLNGVPFGIAVGAIASFTLTMAVNTAFVASSELMERVAHRYGFLWLIATNRQQALYRIHLCSATFFTIIIFLTMGNQAQLANMYALGLIASFSINMGSLILYRYFKGKSEGMTYSTSRLGTLLLFIVLVSCFVFLAIDKPHATALWATVTGVMLLIGFIIAKKRSPEIKQIEQGDNEMGMVLYLGESEEEEVHLFFRRSQETDRAHLKNNEVYITFYSPRVGGLPPKVAPNHFRLPLTKISLYHRIVAVLRVVEYEMGDRRVVVHFGWPMSSWLDRMSTGVMVYNLLQLPRYFPNFNFDIQYSKSFSVFRGKTHN, encoded by the coding sequence TTGAAATTTATCATTCTTGCGTTGCTCAATTCAGGCCTCCTGGTAGCGTTTTTCTATTTGCTGCGCAAGCCTCATCTCCTTTCCTATCAGCAGGGGGGCCGGATCTGGCTCACCTACCTGGCCGTGGGCGTCATCACCTTGATGGATCAGTTTTCATCCATCTTTTATGCCCCGGCCGAAGCCTTTCGCTTTATCGGCTTAAGCGCTATCGTCTTTATCGCCGTCACCAGCCTGCTGGTCCGCTTTATCAGCACCCGGCTGACAGAAATTGCGGAAATTCTTGAGCATAACGAGCTAATAGGCGGAGGTGTTTACTCTTTTTCCTACCTCGTCTTAGGGCCGATGGTTTCTTTTGTCGCCGTATCTTCCATTATGGTTGATTATATCCTTACCGCCTGCATGTCGGCCGTCAGCGCCGTGTCGAACGCCACTTCGTTTTTCCCCATTGATCCGGCAACGACGATGTTCCTGGTGCTGGGCATCATCTGGGGGGTGGCCGGCTTGAATATTATGGGAATCAGGGAAAATGCCAGATTTACCTTTATGATCTTTATCGGCGCCGTTTTCGTGATTCTCAACCTCATCATCTCGGGTGTTTTAAATCTGGACGCCACTTCCATCGGCAATATGAGCCTGTCGGTCACCCAGACCGTAAAAACCGTCTCCACCGGCTCGATTCTGAATAACTACGGTAATTTCATTAGAAGTACGGCTTTTTGCATCCTGGCCTATTCCGGGGTGGAGTCTGTTCTCCAGACCGCAGGCTTTGTGCAGAGTTGGAAAGAAATCAGGAAGGCGTACTGGTTCCTGTTCTTGACGGTGGGGTTTGTAACGCCGCTTGTGGCCGCCCTGGCGTTATCAAGCGGCATTGACTTCAAGGCTCATGAAGGAGATCTGATTACCTACTACGCCACGCTGCTCAACGGCGTTCCTTTTGGCATAGCCGTTGGGGCTATAGCCAGCTTCACCCTGACTATGGCCGTAAATACCGCTTTCGTGGCTTCCAGTGAACTCATGGAACGGGTAGCACACCGGTATGGATTTCTCTGGCTCATTGCCACCAACCGTCAGCAAGCCCTCTACCGCATACATCTGTGCAGCGCCACCTTTTTTACGATCATCATTTTTCTCACCATGGGCAACCAGGCGCAATTGGCCAATATGTACGCCCTCGGACTTATCGCCTCCTTCAGCATCAATATGGGCTCCCTGATCCTCTACCGTTATTTTAAGGGCAAGTCCGAGGGAATGACTTACTCCACCAGCCGTCTCGGCACCTTGCTGCTTTTTATTGTTCTGGTCAGTTGCTTTGTTTTTCTGGCCATAGACAAGCCTCATGCCACGGCGCTTTGGGCCACCGTAACAGGAGTGATGCTCCTCATTGGGTTCATCATCGCCAAGAAGCGTTCCCCGGAGATAAAACAGATTGAACAGGGGGATAATGAAATGGGCATGGTTCTCTATCTCGGAGAATCGGAGGAAGAAGAGGTTCATCTGTTCTTCCGGAGGTCCCAGGAGACGGACAGGGCGCACCTGAAAAATAATGAGGTCTATATCACGTTTTATTCACCCCGCGTGGGAGGCCTGCCCCCGAAAGTAGCGCCCAATCACTTTCGTTTGCCTTTGACCAAGATCAGTCTCTATCATCGCATCGTGGCGGTTTTGAGGGTAGTGGAGTATGAAATGGGCGATCGCCGGGTAGTAGTGCACTTTGGTTGGCCCATGTCTTCCTGGCTCGACCGCATGTCAACCGGGGTGATGGTTTATAATCTGCTCCAGTTGCCCCGCTACTTCCCAAATTTCAATTTCGACATCCAGTACAGCAAAAGTTTCTCCGTATTTAGAGGTAAAACTCATAATTGA